From the genome of Dermochelys coriacea isolate rDerCor1 chromosome 1, rDerCor1.pri.v4, whole genome shotgun sequence:
GAGAGAGTCTTGGACGTATACCCAACCCTGGCCCCTGAACCAGGTGTGGGACAgtcaggctcagcccagcaggatccaagtgtcgGGTGAGAGGGTTCTGGGTGCGGgtagctcagtgggggatctgggtatGGAGAGGATCTGtatgcacaggggctcattggggAGTTCCAGGTGCagaggcaatgggactctgcaggggggttcaggtgaaggtggttggggcttgAGAAGGGTTTTGGCAGAGAGGCCTGGGTATGTCATCGGGGGGGTCCAGTTGCTGGGGAAGTGAGGCTTGGTGGGGTTGGGGTCTgagtgcagctggttggggctcagtagtgtggggatctgggtgtgggcgGCTTGTCAGAGTGGTCCaggtgcagcgggggtgggggtaatgGGCTCAATGGGGATGGatgtctgggtgcaggggtgggggcccAGATGCAAGGGAGAGGTCCAGGTGCGGGGAGGATGTGGTTTGGCAGGGGTGTCTTGGTGCAGGGGGGGTTTGGTGTGGGCGTTCTCGGTGCAGGGTGAATGAGGCTTAGTTGGGAAGATCTGGGTATGGTGGGATCCGGATGCAAAGGAGTTGGACAGACTGGGACGCAGCTCCccgtacagtgacccctcccccttgcagctgaggagcaatgggggcagaAAGCGGTGGAGGGggtgtggagcttcctgcagccagaggaGGTTTCTGGGGATAGGTCTGACCCAccaccagccccccgcccctGTCCCAACCACTCCTTGCAGAGAAAAGAAAGTTCTGtcgccccctgctcccagtccagGCAGGGtatcccctgctctgctccccccctcccctagtggtgatttacctctccggcAACTTCTCCAGGTGCTTGAAATGACGTGCCTGCGTTGCTGAGGAGAAGTGCATGACCGCTTTTGCGGCTTCCCTATGCTTCCACGttagaagtcatttttctgtggggaagcaaagaaatctgcaggggccgtgaattctgtgcatgcgtgGTTGTgtagaatttccccaggagtaagtATGTACAAGCAGATGAAAGATCATGGCTACTTGGGTCAAtaagaactactcacatgagtaaaggttTGTAGACTTGGACCCCAACTCCTTGAGAGATGAAAAAAGGATTGTTTTTAGTTGTTGTTGTCAGAATGTACCCCTGCTGTTTCCACAAGCTGTTGTAATGatctttgtacaaggtatgccttgtgaggtatcatttatcATAATTGgctgatcaataatatcatggcaaaatgTAGGTAGCAGCGTTGGatgtgaagttataaacataagctgaaatcatgactaaaAGAATGTTTTCCAGATcagtctggggagtggccaaaccagttcctcagagaccaAGGGCGAGCTTTtgtctcagccaggtgtcaacaaaggTGGTGCATCATTACCTGCTAAGTGGCCATTCACTGGCAGGAAAGGGGacggggcaaaaaaaaaaaaaaatctacatcttagcaaGAAACCGCATGGAGTTTTTTCTTCACatcttgctcccagctggaaatgttttttcaagaggggaactgaaactataaaaacaGGGGCAAATTCACCAAGACATCACCCTCCCCCGCCCATTCTCCCTCattctctgcaccctgaaaagacaaaggaagcagctgttGGATTCTAGGGGGAGAGGTCCTGagtgctgaaagcatgtggtgagaaaactttgctttgaacctaatatagtttgttaaattaggcatcagtaagcattttatctttatttttcttgcaaccATTTTTGTCTTtgatgcctcattacttgtactcactcaaaatctatctctttgtagttaataaacttggtttacTGTTTTATATAATCCAGTGTGTAAATTGGAGTGTCTGGGTactcaatttaaaataataaacggGCACATTCTTCCCTTTTGGAATAACAGACTTattatatttgtactgtccaggaaagggctggggaGTACAGGATCTAAATTACAGGGAGAAgatctgggatggggatggggtggggggaatcaccCTGAAGCATAACCAGGGCTAGTAAGAGCCTCTATGTGGCTGGTTGGCTGCAGTACGCACAGACACAGCTGCGAGTGACTTGCATGCAGGAGGCtttttgtgagcagtccaggttggaggctCCAGGAAACCCTGGTTACAGGGCAGGgctgacacagctactcattagtcagGATTGTGCCCCAGTATGTCACAGTTATAGATAATCCATGGTCAGGTAAATTGATATGGTTATAGATAGCTAGGATTTTTGTCTGATAATTTGTTCTTCATTCTTGTCTTTGTCAATGACGTTCATGGATATGTCAACTCCAGAGGATCTGGAATGGGTTCAAGTAGATTGTTTTAGATTATAGGACTGCTGTGGTACCATTGCTTGGGGTCTATGGCCAGTGTTGGTGTGACTCTCTGATTATAAAGCTCTTCTACGTTAGAGTATTGTCCAAGTCCCAGCCAAGTTTGGATTAAAATCCTTAGTTTGAGAGTTTTTGAATTCTTTTCTGgaactgggaggaaagggggtAAACACCAAAATCCTTTGGCAGGTTTTAAGCATTCCAATCcctatatattttcctttttgtttgtaatGAGTAAATATCTCAGTTGGCTTTGCCTGGAAGCATGGATTTTTCTAAAATCAGAAATGTATTCTCACAATTGCAGAAGACTACATGCTTTGGAGTATGGTTTTAAAgtgtaagagtgtgtgtgtgtgtgtgtgtgtgtgtgtgtgtgtgtgtgtgtatttatacacacacatatatgccaggtttcagagtagcagccatgttagtctgtattcacaaaaagaaaaggagtacttgtggcaccttagagactaacaaatttattagagcataagctttcgtgagctacagctcacttcatcggatgcatttggtggaccaaatgcatctgatgaagtgagctgtagctcacgaaagcttatgctcgaataaattttagtctctaaggtgccacaagtactccttttctttttacgtgtgtgtgtgtgtgtgtgtgtgtgtgtgtgtatatatacacacgcacacactttaaataattttaatgttaATTACAAATGTTACATATATACCCACTATATCAATATAAAATTAGTATGATGAAATGACAGGTTTTTTTAATGATCAGATTTTAGAAGTAGTGAAAAAAACCTGAACATGAATGGTTATCCTCAGTCATTTTAGAACACCGAATATAAGTGTTTTTCAGTGGATCGGCCCTGatcatttaaatattattttaatattttgcatttgtccagTACATTCCATTTGATCACAGTGCATTTTATAAACACTATTTTAGCTTCACAGTGCTCCTGTGAGCTTGTCTAAAGTAGACCAGCTTTTAAAAGAGGTTATATTTGGCTGCCTTTCTAACATACATGCATATTTTACAGGCTGCCTTTTCATGAAAAGCATAGCTCAGCAAACACTACTATATACGCTGTGTATGGTGCTAAAACATCAGCGTCCTGAGGTTTAATGAGTGTGATATTTGGAATCCTGCTCCTTCCACAGCAAGGTCACATTGGTAGAGGAGAGGCTCCTCTCCACATCCATTGCTCAGGAACATTTAACTTTGTCCATTGCTTTAAGGGGGCAGGATGACAAAGTTTCATAGCCCACTCTCTCTTATTGCCCTTGCTCCTTTCTGTCTATATCTGTTTATCAAACTTTCTATGTACAATGTTTATGGCACCCATTTCATATTGACTGAGCACATAATAGTATCTCCCTCACCCTGCAGTGTGTCTGCAAACACAAGGCACAGCTGTTTGATGAATGTCTCCCATGTGGCTATTCCTGAGGTAAGAGATGGGTGACAAAGGAAATTGAATGGGGACAGGGTAGCTCAGAATTAATTGGTGATTTCAAATACCATGAACAGCCAATCAGTCTTTATTAAACTGACTGAGACATTTCCCCATGTAGGAGAGACAGGAGTGTCATCGCTTTATGACATCCAAACAGCCTAGATTTCCATATTTTAATCTTCCTGTCTAGTTCTGAATGTTCCTCCTTTTGTCTTAGTGTAATAAGATATTGAGGTGGGACATGAAGAGGGAAGGGTCCTTTTGCATATCTAATGCTGAAATTCTCCCAAATGCCAGGGGTCAGCTATCTAAATCTAAATGAATCCTATACACAGTATAATAGCTCTCCAATGAAATGGATACATTACATAGAGGCCAAGCGGATCAGAGAAAGTTGGCAGTTCGGTGTGTGTGCACGTCCTATTTTGGGTTAATGGGATTAAACATCAAAGACTAACTTCTAGCACCAAAACATTTAAAGGCATTGAGAGACGCTTGGAGTTTCCTTTCTTACGCTTTTAATCTAAAGCACGTTTAGGCTGCCCTGAATTAAATCTGCTTTTTCCCTTTAAGGTTTATAAAAGCAAAAAGCACCTTAATGGAGTctggaatttttcttttcttatgtaGAGGAATATCCTATTACACGGAAGAGCTGTGTTGCCTGCAGTATCCACACTGCTATGATTGTCATTTTGATTAGCAGCAGTATTTAATTTTAGAACCTCATTTGTTTCTAGTGAAGTGAAGTATTCCTGTCGTGCAGCATTTTACTAAAAGAGAGAGATAGGGGCTGctacatttttaattcttttctggGATTGGGAGGAAGGGAGTAAACACTAAAATCCTTTGGCAGGTTTTAAGCCGTCAAATCCCTATATCTTTTCCAGGAAGAACTGAAGCTTCTTGTTGGGAATTGGCTAGTCTGGTCTCTGGCGCGATCGCAATGTTGTTGTGGGGGTCTGCTCCCTGTTAGCTTCCCATGGAGCTCTGGGTTTCACGTGACAGTGAAAATGGGTCAACTGTTGACCATCACAGCCACCCAAATGTAAAACTCCCAAATGTTGAGAAAATGGTAGAAACCGCAATTCCCAAGAGTAATGTGACAAAAAGTCCAGATGGGGAAAAACGTTCAGCTCCACTATAACAAACTCCTCTGGACAGACCGTTCTGTGCAGAGCTGACTGGATAAAATCTGTGTGGTCTGTTGGTTAAAACAGGGAGGCAGGAGACAGGAGTCCCAagttccattcctagctctgccccaaCTTGACTTGTGACCATTGTTACATCATTTCCTTTGGAATGGAGAGAGCAGCGTGAAGATAACTGCTGAGAGCGTGAATTAGTCAAGAGGAAAACTGATATGTATATTAAAAGGAGATGTTTTTAGTAGTAATGGGGCGCTCCTCTCTAACTTTTGTTCATTTGTTAGGTTAATACTATTACATATTAATACAGAGATATTTATCTTAACCTGAGGGAGACGTGCATACATTTCTGTGCGAATATACAATTTATTAAAAGCTCTatctctatttttttccccaaaggggtCTTGCACCTCAGAATAAACCAGAGTTGCAAAAGGTGATGGAGAAAAGGAAACGGGATCAAGTTATTAAACAACAAAAGGAAGAGGAAGCGCAAAAGAAGAAATCAGACCTGGAAATAGAGTTAATGAAACGACAGCAGAAGCTGGAGCAGGTGAGAAAGGAAATGGCATTAAGAATAGGCGGAGAAGATCACTGGGCTAGTGATTAGAATGGACTGGGATTGATGGGGGAATTACAGGAGCCTTCTGTCTATGTAAGTATCTATGTGTTCTCTGTGTGCAACTAAACAATccttaatggattttatccttgcaacattcctgtgaggtagggaagtatccccattgtacaaatgGAGAACTGAGACTCAGGATAGGTTAAGGCCTGCCTACCCTAGGAGGATTCATAGCTGTAGTACAGTATATAGACGCAGAACAGAAGTgattttgctggtatagtatatACCAGTAAAACAAATAAAGTAGGCTATACCGGCATATGCACTTTTATGCCAGTTTAACTTCATCTACGCTGggggttttgctggcatagccatgctgcaaaaaaaaaaaatcccatccctagccaatatagctatgccagcaaaacttttaagtgtacaCCAAGCCTAAGCAGCTTGCTTAGGGAGGTGCATGACTGAacctggaactgaacccagagtcctgattctcagtccagtgctctatccactagaccaacCTTCCTATCCCTCCCTTAACAAACGTTTGTTTTAAAGGCATGCAATGTTATTGTGTATTCTCTTTTAACACAGCGAAATGCAAAGTCAcacatccaggaacaaagaatgtaggtcacatttATAAGCTAGAGGAATGTCTcctgaaaaggacttaggggtcatGGTAGAAAACTAgtagaacatgagctcccagtgcagtgATGTAACTAATGggattcttggatgtataaacaagagtatctcaagtaggagtaggagAGTGGCATTGCCTGTGTATACATTGTAATATGGCCATtactggaattctgtgtccagttctggtgcccacacttCAAAAtggaatgttgaaaaattggaaaggtttagaaaatagcTACAAGAGTGATTTGATATCTGGAAAATGTGCCTTAAAGTGAGCTGCTCTCAttctatttacaggtttcagagtagcagccatgttaatctatatctgcaaaaagaaaaggagaacttgtggcaccttagagactaacaaatttatttgagcataagctttcgtgagctacagcttacttcatcagatatagttcacgaaagcttatgctcaaataaatttgttagtctctaaagtgccacaagtcatTCTATTTAGTTGATCTAagaaaaggttaagaggtgattttAATCATGGTTTACAAGTACCTATATGAGGAAGAGATTTCCGATAGTAGACAGTTTTTTAACCCAGCAAAAAAAGTCATACTGGATgccgaagctagacaaattcagactagcaATAAGGTGCCAGTTTTTAACAATGAgtgtaattaacctttggaacaacaTATCTAGGGATGGAGTGGATTCATCATCCATTgcagtttttaaatcatgtttgaCTCTCTTGGGGTGAAATTTCACTTTGATGCAAAGGGCCAGCCCAAAGGTCTGTCTGTTCCTTAACtaggtttgttgtttgtttgcattaAGACAATCCAACACACACCAACATGCCTTCAAACAACAAAATAACTTACTcagaagcatttttttaatttaaaaaatccatttaaataaaaaaatcagttaaaaattatcataattaaaatacaattaatCCTGCTAGTTGTCTatctaaatattaattaattacattCCAAGCCCCACACAAAAAATTTAGAAATTACAAATTTTGGCGCATGAgagattctgttttttaaaatcctcgCCCCGATGAAGAGCCCAGTCTCAAAACAGTCACCACTTGGAAGCTCCCTAAAATGTCCTTGATTGGCTCAAGTTCAAATCAGGAAAAATAAATCCTGTTGCAAAAGGGAAAACCTGCCCAGAGCAAATAGTGTTGCAACTCTGCATGTGTGGCAGGAGTGAAGTGACATCAATTGACAAAATAATTCATTGTGGAACAGAGCCATTCTTTATTATAATCAGATGAGTCACTTGTCACAGAGCCAGAAAAAGGAGAGTTTGTTTGAGTGGTATGTGGTCCCCATTAATCATCAGGAAGACCCTAATATATTCAAATGAACAGTTCATCTCAGGACTGTATTTACTGTTCGCTTTCCAGAGAGTTGCTTCTTCCTGCCTATTGGCTCATAGGTTTGCACTCAGGACTTCCAGAGTAATTGTTGTTCAAAGCAATTCATAAACAGAGTTTCTTTACTAGCAATATATGACCACACGTCATGGTGCACAGTAAGCAACTACATGCCATAATGTTTTTTGACGGCTGCCATGTATGGGCAGGAACGCCACgtgctttaaaaatgttagtAATTGGACACTCAAAATGTCTGCAACAGATGGGGTTGGGGGAACTGTTGTTTTACTCTTCTTCCGCTCAAGATAAGCAAAGCAATTGGAGATGTCTccattagacacctaaatccatattgagATCCTACAATCATGCACGTTAATAATTCTGATCTCCTGTATTCTTTCTTTGGGCATGATTGTtctcctcctgcactgaaagccagaggagaggactttatttatttttaaattacaaggaAATTCTCATGGATATCTCCAAAGACTTAATCCTATTGTCCCATCATGTGAGTATGGTTTGCCCCACATGGCAAAGCTATTTCCAAGCTGGGTGAATCTTCCAGGAGAGACTGATTAGAGGAGATTGTGTCTCGTCTAAATGCCACTTCACCTCTTTTTGTTAAAGTATGTTCTGGTACTTCTAAGTCTTTGAGGCTAAATTTCCTTTTGTATGAAATCATAGCTTTACTTTTGGCCTGTGACTTTTCATTCGTTAatgtattttatctttttataaaTGTGACTCTCATTTCAGCTGGAACTTGAGAAACAGAAAGTCCAGGAGGAGCAGGAAAATGCGCCTGAATTTGTTAAAGTCAAAGGCAACTTGAGGAGGACAGCCCAAGAATCGGCAGAAGCTCCAGACTCATAGAGGAAATACCTGCTAAGACTTTCAACATTCCACTaatggctgcagagaaaggctTCTGCAAGTTGTCTGATCCCTTTGCTCTGGAGAGGGAAGATATACGGCATCCATGTGGTGTTTACCGAAGATGAGTTTTGAATTCCTGGAACTTGTGTGGATTAAAAGTCTGCAACATAAACAGATCAAACTCGCCAAACACAGTACTGAGACCTGCTTTCAGATCAGGATTATTGACATGTCTGAAGTGCTTAATGAGAGACTGAAATCAGGGACACTAGAGAAACCCTTTGAGTGTTGCACTGCTTGGTTTCTTCTGGTCCCAGTTTAGTGAAGACATCAAGCTtatattctgctttttaaaaaaaaaaaaaaaaaaaaaattctgtggtcATATTTTATGGAACTTTGCTGTGTAGGGAAGTACACTTTCTGTCCCTTCAGTCTGTGTAAActctattttgaaaatgtggattCCTGCATTTAATTTTCATGGGGGTTAAATGAGTGGTGTGTCCTTGTCATTGCTGGGCATCTGCACTGGCTGTTACCACTGGGCAAATTGGTGCACAGATATAGAAATGTTTAAAATTCCAGGGCACtgaaaaagctaaaaaaaattttaggaccaaattctgtcttTGGCAGTGCATGTAGAATTTGGCTCTTGAGAGCGCAAAAAATGGAATATTTCCTCCCCTGGGCAAAAATCAAAGGCTggtttcccctctctcctcaaACGcttcccttgctcctcccccgcccctctgtcccccctcccccccagagcaaTTACACTGTACAGGCCCATGTAGCTCCACTGGTGTACCTTTTTCCTATCAACTGTTAGTGGAAAATGATGCATCCTCTAGTTTTTATGTTCTACTTGGTTTGCTGGCATGGTCTTTCTCC
Proteins encoded in this window:
- the FAM107B gene encoding protein FAM107B, translating into MAEPDYIDEENPELIRPQKLINPVKSSRNHQDLHRELLMNQKRGLAPQNKPELQKVMEKRKRDQVIKQQKEEEAQKKKSDLEIELMKRQQKLEQLELEKQKVQEEQENAPEFVKVKGNLRRTAQESAEAPDS